ACTTTTCAAAAATTGTCTTTCAACAATCAGGAAATAGAGCCGACAACGATAGAAAGCAACCGTATCATTTTCACAGTACCGATAGATGCGGAAGATTTTACAGTGGGCGACGGAGAACTGACTGTTGTCAATGCGTATGATGAAAATGGTGTTAGCCGGGAATTTACTCTTTTAGGTTTTGTCCCTAGTGTGACGGAAATTTCATATACGATGCCTAAACCAGGTAATGTGATCCGGCTTACAGGTGTCAATCTGTACGATAAGGCGAAAGTCTTTTTCCCTTCTTCCACAGGTGAAAAGGAAGGTCTCGTTCAGAGTGCTTCATCGGATGCGACTTCCATGGATGTACTCGTGCCGGAAGGTGTAGGAGATAAGGCAGGATATATTCGTATAGAGAGCGAAGGTGCTGATGTTGAAGTGAAAGGAATCGTCATGTTCTACAAACAGGGAGTGTTCTTGCAAGAGTTTACGGATGAAGAGTTGAAACTGGGCAGTCCGTCAGGAAGTCCTATGGCGTATAATAAATCAGCATTGTATAACCCGGATAACCGTCCGGCAAATGATACTCATCCGGTGAATCCCGATTACTTTATTTACTTTAAGAGTAGTTCTGTTCCGGTAAGTACCAGTAGCCATGGAGCTTATTTGAGATTCTCGACAAGGAGTCAATTGGAAAAGCTATTGGAGAAAACGGATATTGAGATAACCAGAGAAACTCTGATTAAAGATATTGCGATGCAGGTCGATATATATATGCCTACCCCATGGATAAGCGGAATGTTGGCTTGGCGTGTGAATAAAGACGGAGGTGGGCTGAATGGATCCCGTAATATAAATATTGCTCCGTGGAGAGTGGATAAACCATTTGACTTTAATGGAGAATGGCATACCTTTACTTATAGATTCACAGACTTCATATTGGATACGGCAGGTGAGTCGGAAACAATGACGCTGGGAGCTTGGTTAAGTAAATATGCTATAACTTATACGTCATTGTTTACTTTCTCTAATGGTAATTTCATGCACAAAAATGGTCAGACTGCAGATCCTCAATGGAATTGTGTGAATATTACAGACTTTGAAATGGGACTTGCCAATATGCGTTTGGTTCCGCTAGTGCCAATAGAACTATAATAAAAGAATAATATGAGAATACGAATGAAAAGTTTCTTACTTATGTTTTGTTTGTTTGCCGCAATAGCAGCGAACGCAAAAGAAGAGCCTATTCAACTTTTCCCTCGGACGTATGGGTATTTCTCCAGAGGAGACAGCGAAACACAGACGATTACTTATGACCATGCTTACGGACAGTACGGTTGGAAGAATACGAAAAATGTGGACCTTTCCATTTATAATCATATTGTTTTAGAGATAGAGGCTACAGACTCTCGTGTGGAAATCTATGTACTTTATGATGGAGTTGAAAAGAGCACTTGTATAGGAGGAATAGATGCCGGAAAAACGAAAACCGTTTGTGAACTTGAACATATAGATAAGGTGCAGGCGATTTACATCGCTAAATCAAAGGTAGGTATAACCAAGATTGTCAAGTTTGTGCTGACAGATGAAATAGATTAAGTATTTATTTGTTGAAAGAAACAGTCCTCGCTACGGAATTATTCTCCGTAGCGAGGGCTGTTTTTGTGTATAATCGACCTCTTATTCGGAAAGTTATTAGCCTGTAAAAATCCTATCTAATTTATGATCTCATGCCTTTGAGTAAAATCACACTATTGTGCTCAGGTAATATATCGTGATTGGTGTTCTTTTTATTATCAGCCTTGCCTTCTTGTCAAGTAGCTTGTTTGCAGGCTGATTAAGTGAGGAAATATAAGAAGAGAAGCTGGTATAGTTGCGTTGGGATGCCGGTATCGTTCCATTAAAGTACCGGTATCATTAATTTCCCACGGCCGTGACAAGATCTTCCCACGGCCGTGGTAGGAACTCGTCACGGCTGTGGGAAGAAGCTACCACGACCGTGAAGAATTAAGTATACCGGTATCCTGATCGAACAATAGTTATTGAATGATATAAGTATGCCGGTTGTATGACGGATGTTTAATGGCGGCTTTTCTTGAAAGGTAAGTAAAGCTGGAGGATAGGAGATATGGGAGAGCAAAATCATAAAATAATAGGCTGACAATAACATTTTATAAGTTTTATTGTCAGCCTATTGTCAGGGCTTATTGTCAGCATCTAATGGGTTGAAAATCATTTATCTAATGAATAGGAATGACAGCTGACAATAAGAACTGCAAAATTTATATGTAAATACAATCAGTGTGTAGTAATTGACTTGTCTCTACATTGATCTTTTTATCTATTATCTCTCTTGCTTTTCGATTCATTCATAAACAGATAAGATTTCTTGTAGCCTCCGTAGTCTACAACCAACTTTTCCAGCACGATGCCCGGATCAAGAGGTTTGAAAGTGATTGTATGCATACCGTCCGATGTATTCGGTACATTCAGTTTGACCTTTTTCTCAACGATGCGTCGTGCGACTGTCGGATAGTATATGCTGTATACATTTTCAGGAAGCTCATTCAGATTATGATTGAAATTGATTATCTGATTCTTTCCTCCTTCGAATCCGATACTGTACTCATGCCCTTTCCGGTCGTGGAAAGCAAGAGTGGATTTCACTATCACGTGAACAGTCACTTTGTCGACTCCTTTGGGCAACTTTATCTTGTAGGAGATAGAAGCTCCGTCAGTAGGTTGTGTGTAAGGCATCAAAGCCATGCCACTAGGGGTACGCCCCATATAGGGAATCACTGTCCATTCCGTACCAGGCGCTGCTTTAGCGCTGTAGTAATGTTCGGCTTCTATGGCTATATATCCGTCTTGTCCGGTGAATACGTATCCACCGACAGCCTTTTCCGGATGCTCGATTCGGTAGATTTTAGGCAGTGTATCAGCAGGGAAATTATCATTCCATGAGGTATAACCGATATGTTTCTGAATCATCATGTTCTTCCATTTGCCGCCGGACATAACGTTGTTATAATCGTCACTCAACGCTTTATCCCGTGCAAAAGCCTGTTCCACTTTATCTGCCCATTCATTAGCTTGCGGATTGTTTTCTTTATACAATTTATGGTTCATGGCTTGTGCATAATACATCTCGTACAGGTTTGCCATTGCTTGAACAGGGAAGAGGATTAATTGCTTGTAGGCATCTTTATATTCCGGTTTCAGTGATATGTATTGTCTTAAAGCTTCCGCTTCCAGTTTCAGATATTCATCAGATACTTGTTTCCATTCGCCAGTTTCCAGGTTATAAGTATTCCGGTCGAGCATTTCTCCTGTCACGCGGCCGTTGTATTTGCTGTACAGGTTTAAGATTCGCATAGCTTCATCCGCCTGATCTTCGCCAAACTGTTGTGCGCAGAAACGGCGGGGATGATCCAGCAAGTTGGAGACGTTGAATTGCTTGGGATTCCATGCCATATCCATGAAAAGCGTGATCGGATATTCCATTGGTTTCAAATCGCCTACATTCAGTATCCACAGCTTTTCTACTCCGTAATCGTATGTGAGTTGAAGTTGCTCCCACATATTTTGTATAGGTGTTACGTTCAGCCATTTGGAGTTTCTCGGAGCACCTACGTAGTCTACATGGTAATACATGCCCCAACCGCCCGGATGCTTACGTTCTTTGGCATTTGGCAGGCGGCATACATTGCCCCAATTATCATCACACAATAGCATGATAACATCATCGGGCACACGCATACCTTTATCGTAATAATCCAATACTTCTTTATACAACGCCCATACTTGCGGAGTCTCTTTGGCCGGACGTTTGGTGACTTCCTCAATAATCTTACGCTGGTTTTTAACTACATTTTCCAGAAGTTTCACATTGGTGCTTTCGCTCATGGCAGCATCTCCGTCTCCGCGCATACCGATGGTTACGATATCTTCTGTGCCCTGCATCCGTTCGATGCCTTCACGGAAAAATTGGTCGATTACTTTTTGGTTGGTCGTATAATCCCATGCTCCATACTCTTTGCGTTTGCGTGACCATTCTTGATGATTGCGTGCCATCGGTTCATGGTGGGACGTGCCGATAATGACTCCCATTTCACTTGCTGTTTTACTATTCTGCGGGTCGTCAGCATAGAAAGCCCAGCTCCACATGGCCGGCCAAAGGAAATTACCTTTCAGGCGTAGTATCAGTTCACACACCTGTGCATAAAAACGATGGTCGCCATAGTTGGTGCTGTAAGTGTGTTTTACCCATCGGGTAAGACACGGTGCTTCATCATTCAGAAAGATACCGCGATAGGTTACGGCCGGCTCTCCGTCCGAGTATTGTCCGGGTTTAATATATACATTTGCTTGTTTCATGACAGGAACATCTGCCCACCAATGCCAGGGAGATACTCCCATCTGTTCAGAAAGCTCGTAGATACCATAAATAGTGCCACGTCTGTCGCTGCCGATGATAACTACCGCTTCATCTATTCCCTCACAAGGATGGGCGATGACTTGCAGGATGTATTTTTCATTTTTTCCATCCAATTCCTTTTTGTCTATTTTTCCTGCTGACACCAGCTTCTT
The Bacteroides luhongzhouii DNA segment above includes these coding regions:
- a CDS encoding glycan-binding surface protein yields the protein MKTFKSIQSGIIACLIITFVMGLFSCSDDNETVDNLLPPTIVKVCVWDEDIEEWIIPGAESKIRIGTPLRIEGTNMAQTIAVYINGGLISVFHAEDNAIEFVIPDIPVDEGAIKEVNLNLIRVVNKAGAATCTAEDFQFFGRQITVTGFSLTENEGRTWEAAQELPIGGKIRIEGNGLKTANELYINGASVDLAGIPAEEKSDAFLIVTIPETLPFGNAVENPDSRNKMRLVTAYDDRTLDCVIAGKQVEISRITDANGNAITEAGRNSVVVIEGKYFATFQKLSFNNQEIEPTTIESNRIIFTVPIDAEDFTVGDGELTVVNAYDENGVSREFTLLGFVPSVTEISYTMPKPGNVIRLTGVNLYDKAKVFFPSSTGEKEGLVQSASSDATSMDVLVPEGVGDKAGYIRIESEGADVEVKGIVMFYKQGVFLQEFTDEELKLGSPSGSPMAYNKSALYNPDNRPANDTHPVNPDYFIYFKSSSVPVSTSSHGAYLRFSTRSQLEKLLEKTDIEITRETLIKDIAMQVDIYMPTPWISGMLAWRVNKDGGGLNGSRNINIAPWRVDKPFDFNGEWHTFTYRFTDFILDTAGESETMTLGAWLSKYAITYTSLFTFSNGNFMHKNGQTADPQWNCVNITDFEMGLANMRLVPLVPIEL
- a CDS encoding glycosyl hydrolase 115 family protein, whose amino-acid sequence is MKKLFLFFYLSVVSIAAFAAEQFVVFTPTGNHFPLISKGVPCPIYVDSSEDKGVMIAAGNLQQDILQVCGQKPELITSTSSKRCIIAGTYGTPFTKKLVSAGKIDKKELDGKNEKYILQVIAHPCEGIDEAVVIIGSDRRGTIYGIYELSEQMGVSPWHWWADVPVMKQANVYIKPGQYSDGEPAVTYRGIFLNDEAPCLTRWVKHTYSTNYGDHRFYAQVCELILRLKGNFLWPAMWSWAFYADDPQNSKTASEMGVIIGTSHHEPMARNHQEWSRKRKEYGAWDYTTNQKVIDQFFREGIERMQGTEDIVTIGMRGDGDAAMSESTNVKLLENVVKNQRKIIEEVTKRPAKETPQVWALYKEVLDYYDKGMRVPDDVIMLLCDDNWGNVCRLPNAKERKHPGGWGMYYHVDYVGAPRNSKWLNVTPIQNMWEQLQLTYDYGVEKLWILNVGDLKPMEYPITLFMDMAWNPKQFNVSNLLDHPRRFCAQQFGEDQADEAMRILNLYSKYNGRVTGEMLDRNTYNLETGEWKQVSDEYLKLEAEALRQYISLKPEYKDAYKQLILFPVQAMANLYEMYYAQAMNHKLYKENNPQANEWADKVEQAFARDKALSDDYNNVMSGGKWKNMMIQKHIGYTSWNDNFPADTLPKIYRIEHPEKAVGGYVFTGQDGYIAIEAEHYYSAKAAPGTEWTVIPYMGRTPSGMALMPYTQPTDGASISYKIKLPKGVDKVTVHVIVKSTLAFHDRKGHEYSIGFEGGKNQIINFNHNLNELPENVYSIYYPTVARRIVEKKVKLNVPNTSDGMHTITFKPLDPGIVLEKLVVDYGGYKKSYLFMNESKSKRDNR